The genomic stretch GCGCCGTGGCCCGCGCGCAGCAGTGGGCGTCCCTGCCGGCGACAACCACGGCCGCCGATCCGACGTCCGCCGAAGAAACCTGGCGCGCCGCGGTCCGGCTCGGGGAAGCGGCGTTCGACGGCGCCCGCCAGCTCGCGGCCCATGCGCCGGCCATGCCCGATGTCGAACGGCTGACAGCGCGGAGCGCCGAGTTGCTGATGCGCCTGTACGCTGCACGGCAGTTAGCGGAAGCGGGACATTGGTCGGAGGAGGCGCGGCAGGCGTGGCTGCGGCAGCGGAAGCTGACCCCTTTCGACGTGGAGGCGCTGCTGTCACTGGAAGAGTATCCCGCCACGCTGGGGACGCGCATCGCACTGATGCGAGATGCGCTGCGCGAGGGCACCACCGAGAGTGCCTGGCTCTGGCGCCTGGCGCGGGTACTCGAATTGCCGGGGGCGCAAGAAGTGGTGGGGCGCTTCATCGCCGCGGTGGGCCCGATCACGCCGCAATCGGATCTCGATGCCATCAACCTGTCGATGGCACCCGAGACCCGCCGCCTCGCCGCGGCCGTCGCGGGGTTGCGCGGCGACTTCGACCGTGCCGCTGTCGAGGCGGGACGTGCCGCGGAGTTGTACGCTCCGCTGAAATCGCGACTGCCACTCAATGAGTCGCGCGCCTGGGCCGAACAGGCCGAATACCTCTGGCGCAGTAGTACCACAAACACCTCTCAGGCCATCGCCGCGATGCGGCGCGCACTCGACGCCCTGCCAGTGGTACAGACCCAACAGCGCGCCGCCCTGGAACTGCCGCTGCGGCGGAAGATCGTGTTCTGTCACCTGCTGGCGGACGACGTGGACGCTGCACTGGCCGAAGTCAAGGCGATCCTCGGCCCGGCAGCGGAGCGCGCCGCGGTGGAGGCCGAACTGCTGGCGGTTCTGCGCGATGCGGCGGCGGGGCTCGTCGCGCGCGAGACGATTGACCAACTCGCACGAACTCTGTGTCCGCGGTTCCCGAGCTTCTGTCCGCCCGGTACACCGGTCGCTCCCTAAATCAAGCGTGCGCTGACGGATGCCGGGCGTGTCATTTACGCACGCGATGCCCACCGCCCGAGCAGTACGGGACCGTTTCGATGTAGCTGTAGTCGACGAAGCCGGGAATGATCAGCAGCAGGAAGAGCACAATGAAAGTGATGACCTCCTGTAGCCCTTGTAGGCCCCTCACCTTCCCGACTGCCGATGATCCACATCGCGGGCAGGCGCGCGGATCGTCGCCCTTCCGGATCGCTCAACGCGAGGTGACGGGACAGCCACATGCAGGGCAGGCCACCGCCGCTGTCGAGACGTTGCCGCCACAATCAGGGCACTTTGTCAGCGCCATAATGCACTCCCCATTTGTCCGCCGGCGACAAGCGCGCGGCGCATGCGAGATCATCGTCTTTGCGCTGGTCGGACGCAACGCGAAAGCGATCTTCCGTCTGCTGGGGCCGCACCCTCCCCCAACCCCTCCCTGAGAGGGAGGGGGGTCGCGCTGCGCGTCTGGACCCCCGCCTGCGCGGGTGTGACGGGGGCACGCCTGGTGGCACGCGCGAGAGAGCAACGTGCGGCTGAGGAGCGCGCGGCGGGCGGCAAAATCGTGGCCGCGTGCTTGTTCGGCCGTGCTTCTGCGGCGATCCTGTCCACCTGTGCCCTACAAACCTGAACCCGGAGTACCCCATGCAGATCGGCTACTCGTCCCTCGCCTCCCTCGCGCGGCTGCGCGACTTCAAGTCCCTGCGCTCCAGCAGCTATGACCGCACCGGCGGCAACACCGACTGGGTCGTCATCGAGCCCGGCCAGCGCCACACCATGGCCGAGATCGACGGCCCCGGCTGCATCAAGCACATCTGGCTCACGGATTCCCTCGCGCACGACCGCGACGCGATGCGCAGTACCGTCCTCCGCATGTGGTGGGACGGCGAAAAGACCCCCAGCGTCGAAGTCCCCCTTGCCGACTTCTTCGGCGGCGGTTTCGGCATCTGCAAGCTCTTCTGGTCCCTCCCGCTCCAGATGAACCCGGACGGCGGGCGGGCCATGAACTCCTGGTTCCCGATGCCCTTCGCCCGTCACGCCCGCATCGAGGTACACAGCGAGTGGCACGCCCCGCAGAACCTGTATTACTACGTAGATTACGAAAAGTACCCCGCCTGGGAGGAAGAGCTGGCCTATTTCCATGCCCAGTGGCGCCGCGAGAATCCCACCGAGGGCTGGGGCCGCAAGGACCTGAAGGGCGCACCCAACATCGAGAACCTCCGCCGCTATTGGAAGACCCCCAACACCACCGGCGCCGATAACTACGTCCTCCTCGACGCCCGCGGCCGTGGCCAGTACGTGGGTTGTCACCTCGACATCGACTGCTTCCAGCGTGAGAAGAACGACTGGTATGGTGAGGGCGACGACATGATCTTCATCGACGGTGAAAAGTGGCCGCCGGGGATCCACGGTACCGGCACGGAGGATTACTTCAGCACCGCGTATTGCCCGCGCACACCCTACAGTTCCCCGTATTGCGGCATCACCCAGTACAACGGCTCCGAGTGGGGCCGCGAAGATCAGTTCTGGCCCTTCCGCGGCAAGAATTCGCTCTACCGCTTCCACATCGAAGACCCCATCCGCTTCGAGAAGTCCATCCAGGTCACCATCGAGCACGGCCATAACAACAAGCTCAGTAACGACTACTCGAGCACCGCTTACTGGTACCAGATCGAGCCCCACGGGACCTTCCCGAAGCTACTATCCCCCAAGCTGCGCCTGGCCCGGCCGGATGTCCCGCCGTTCGTGGCACCACCCGGAACCCAGGAAGGTCCCCCGCCGACCAGCACGGCGCGCCGCAGCGCTGCCCGGAAGCGGCACAAATCCTGATCCCAGGGCTGCACATCCGTGGTAAACAAGCGCGGCGTCTCGGGCGATTCCTTCGCCCGGGACGCCGCTGATCGAATTGGGAGTTACTCTCGAAGCGTGTCGCCGCAGAGCGCCGCTTAACGCAGGCGGCGTGGGCGGAACCGCATCATGGCTGCAATCCCGAGCGCCATCAACGGCAGCATGCTGACCGTACAAGGAAGACCGCATAAGGGCCGAAAATCTTCCAATGGCAACTCATCACCCTGTCCCAGGCCTTGATCGTCACCAGTCCCGGCACCACCGCCCGAACCGTTGTTGTTATTGTTGTCGGACGACTGATCGCCACCGGAACCGCCAGGGTTCGTCGTGCCGCCGCCCGTGCCGCCGCCGCCCGTGCCGCCACCGGTATCCCCACCACCGGTTCCGCCGCCACCCGTACCACCGCCACCTGTATCCCCACCACCCGTTCCACCGCCTCCGGTGCCTCCGCCGTTGTCACCGCCGCCACCAGTACTCGCCACCGTGCCCGAGGAAGAAAATGTAGCCGTGTGCGACCGTGTGGTGCCGTTGACCACGGTATTGGCGAAGCTGAATGAGAACTGCTCGCTCTCCATCGTGGCTGCAATGATCGGGCCAGAGAAGGTCACGCCATTCCCGGCGAGTGAACTCGCAGAAAACCCCTGGTCGAACAGCAGACCGGAAGTGAACTGAATCCGGAGAATCAACGCTCCACCGTCGGCCGCACTGCGGAAGAACTCGATTGTCCCCGCACCCAGCGTGCCGTTTGTGCGGCTTATTGGCGTCATCGTGAAGGTAACGTTCTCAAACTCCTGCCCGCTGATCGGCGTGCGCAGTCGTAGATGGGTGCCGCTCCACCCGCCACTGAGTTCGGTGTCGGTTACCGTGAACAAAGGTGTGCTGCCATCGAGTGCCGGGTCGGCGAAAGTCGCGATCGTCTGCGTGGTCGCCAGTGCGGTACCCATCCCCAACCCTGCAAAGAGAACCAAACCGATAACGGATTGCTGCCATGACGTACGCAACGCTGAACCTCCAGAGTAACTCGGTAAAAGGGGCCTTTTCAGCCAATATCGGCCGATCCCCCCACGGGTGCGAACCTCGAAACCGTAATCTGCCTATGTCCGAGCATAGGCCCCCGCTCATGCCATGGTCAACCCGAGGTCCGAAAACGATAACGTTGCACGCACGGAACATGCTGCCATACCCACCAGAGCATGATTCTTATCAGACCAAAACAGAGCGAACCACACATGCTGCAAAGATGTTACCACGCTGCCTGACGAGTGGGCAGACGACGGGCGATCTGTATGTTTAGCTCTGCGAGCTATTCCGCCGCGGAAGCCGGGGGGTCGGGTACGACGACCGGGCAGGAGAGGTCGCCCGCCCAGTCTCCGAAGGACAAGTAGTAGTTCTCTACCGGGCCGAAACCCGCTTCGACTGCTGCCAGAGCAGCCAGTGAAGCCCGCCCGCCTCCGTCGCAATGGGTGATGAGGGGCCGGCCTGGTTCGAATCCCGCAGCCGTCAGTCGATGGCGCAGCTCGGAAGGTGGGCGCAGGCAATTCCGTGCATCAAGCAATTCGGTGTGAGCGATATGCCGCGCGCCGGGCAGGTGCCCGCCGCGCGCATTCTTGCGGAGATCGTTCCCGGCAAATTCCGCCGCAGAACGGGCATCGAAGATTTGCGCAGTCAGGCCGGTAACGGCCGACTTCACCCCGGCGCGCTCCACCAGCCGTACCGGCGGGTGCTCGCTGGGCGACGGATCGAAGGTGGTCGGCGTCGGTGCAGTGGCACCAGAGCGCAGCTCGAGTCGACCGTGCGCGATCTGTTCGGCGAGGGCTGGGTATCCGCCGTTGAGGATCTTGACTTCGTGCGCCCCGTAAAGCTGCAGAATGAACCACAGCCGGGCGGCCTCGGTCATGCGGCCATCGTCATAGATCAGGATCGTTTCCCGCCCACTGATGCCCAGCTCGCCAAACTCGCGGTGCCAATAGTCGCGTTGGTTCAGGCCGGTGTCCTCCGTCAGACTCAGCGTCTTCCAGCGGTCCGGATCGACGGAGACCGCACCGGGGACATGACCGAAGGCGTAGTCCTCGGCGGGCCGTACATCCAGCACGTGCAGCGTTTCACGTTGCCGTAACAGGTTGGGCACCTCAGCGGCGGAAACGACGTAGGTATGCCGTTCACCAGTGGCAGCACAGCCGGTCCCCAGCAGCAGTGCGCCCATCGAGAGAGGAATCGCGAGCCGACGTGGGGTGCACAAGGTGAGCATGGGCCTGGAGCTCCTGAGATTGGAAGATGGAATAGGCGGGAGCTCGGTCCCTAGCGCCCGCGCGCCTCTTCGAAAGCGGCTCGCAACGGTGCGATTCCGCGTTCGATCGTAGCGCGATCGACGCAGAAGCTCAGGCGCATATGCCCGGGGCGGCCGAAACCGCTCCCCGGCGTGGCAAGGACCTTGTGGCGCAGCAGCAGGTCGATGAAGGCACGGTCATCGGCCAGCGGGGTGCGCGGGAAGGCATAAAGCGCCCCGCGGGGCTGGACAAGCTCGTAGCCGATCGCACGCAAGCCGTCGCAGAGCAGATCGCGGTTCGTACGGTAGAAGGCCACGTCGCAGCGGGCTCCCGCGCAGCGCGCGATGACCCGCTGCATGAAGGCGGGACAGTTCACGAAACCAAGCGTGCGATTCAGCGTGGTGCAGGCCCCGAGCAGCAACCCGCGGTCGGGAACCTCCGCCGGCAGGGCGATGTAGCCGGCCCGCTCACCGGCAATACTGAGATCCTTCGAATAGCTGGAGATCAGGATCGTGCGATGATACCGGCCGACAGAGCTGGGACAGCGCTCTTCATCGAAGACGATGCGGCGGTACGGTTCGTCGAGCAGCAGGTAGATGGGGCGCGCCGGGCTGTCGATCCCGCGGAGCCAGTCGGCCAGCGCATCGCAAGCGGGCTGCGTGTAGACCGCGCCCGTTGGATTGTTCGGCGAGTTGACCAGCACCGCGCGGGTACGCGGTGTGACCGCCGCGCGCAGGGCCGCGAGATCGGGCTGAAACTCGACGTCGGTCTGTACGGGCACAACCGTAGCGTGGGCGTGCTCGATGTAGAAACGGTACTCGGGGAAGTACGGCGCGAGGACGATGACCTCGTCACCCGGATCGCAGATCGCATGCAGGAACACATTCAGACCGCCGGCCGCACCGCTGGTCAGAATGACGGCCTCGGGTTCCATCGGCAAGTCATATTCACTCCGGACATATCCTGCGACGGCCGCACGGGCCTCGTCGAAGCCGGCGTTCGGCATGTAGCGGTGGCGAGCGGGTTCGTACTCGGCCGCAACGGCGCGAACCGCGTCGAAAAATGCTGCCGGTGGCGTGGCATTGGGGTTGCCGAGGGAAAAGTCGAAGACGTTCTCGGCACCGTACTGGGCCTTGAGTTTACGGCCGACTTCGAACATCTCACGGATGAAGGATGCGGCACGCATGTCGGCCGCAATTTTGCGGGCTATGGCCGTGGACATCTGGACCTCCGGGATCGCCCGGCATTGTAGCAGGCCAAGTACGGGCTGCACGCTGCGGGGGAGTCCGCGGACCCGCTAGGGGGGAAAGTCCAGCGTGAAACTCGCGAAATCGCGCGGCGGAAAGAGGCCGTAGCGGGCATCCAGCAGGTAGACGCGCTGACCGGACTCGTGCCGTGCAACGCGCGCGACCGGATGCCGAGCGAAGCGGCGCCACGCCGCATACGCCCGCGGGTCCACCAGCGCCCGCACGCGCGGGTCCTCACGCCCATGAGGCAGGCGCACCAGCCCACCCGGCGGCTCGAACGGTGTCACCGGGTGTCGATAGATCGCTGCATCCGTCTCGACGATGATCTCCCAGCGAAAGGGGTTCGCGGGTTGCGGGCTACGGGTGAATCCGCGCACCGATTCGCCCGCGGGAATCTGCGCCGCCAGGACGGGCTGACTCTGGTGCCAGGCCGCCGTGCCCGACCAAGCCAGCAGACCGACATGCCCAGCACAGAGCACGAATGCGGACGTCACGACGAGGTCGCCGTGGCGGCGGCCGAATCCCGCGTGGCGACCCACCGCGAACAACACCATGCCGAGCAGCCACACCCACGGTAGTACCGGCACCGTCATCGGCTCCGTCCACCACAGCAGCACGGTCAGAGCAGCGCCGAGCGCGGCGAGCACCCAGCCCCCCCCACGGCTGCGTGGCCCCGCCAGGCACGTCGCGCCAAACAGCAGCAACCAGATCCACGGATCGATGATGAAGACGAGATCGCCGTGATACCACGTCTCATCGAAGGGCAGCCATGGCCGGATGCCATAGGTATTCATCCAGTCCAATAGGGGGTGCGAGCCCACGGCCAGCGCCGTCCCGAGCAGCAGCGGACGGAGCCGGCTGGGCGGCCCCCTACCGGGGAAACGCCGGCTGAGCGCGTGCAGCAGCATGGCCCACAGCGGGATGAGCACCGCGACTCCGAGTAGGGCGTGCGTAATGCTGCGGTGCTGAATCATGTTGGTTGGCTTGTCAGCGAATGCGAGAACAAGGTTCTCGAAGTCCGGCAGGTTGGCACCCAGCACGAGCCCGAGCGGCGCGCAGCGGGCCGCGCGGCCAAGGCGGGTCTTGGCGAGGGCCGCGCCCACCAGCGTATGCGTCAGGGAATCCATCGGCGGATTGTATGAGGGTCACGCCGCTATACTGAGCAGCATGGTGACCTGCTCCCTCCAATCAGGATCGTGCGGCAACGCCACGTACGTCGAGGCGTGCGGCGTTCGCCTGCTCTTTGACGCGGGGGTGAGCGCCTTGCAGGTCCGGCAACGTCTCGCCGTACACGGGCACGATGCGCGGCGGCTGGATGCTTTGATCCTGTCTCACCGGCACCAGGACCACATCCGCGGCGCGGGGGTTTGCCATCGCCTGCTGAACGTCCCGCTCTACGCCACGCCCGCCACCGAGCACGCGCTGCGACCGACGGCCGGCAAGCTGCGTGACGTACGCAGCTTTACGGCCGGGTCCACGCTGGACTTCGGCGCGGTACGGGTGCATACGCTGCCGACGCCGCACGATGCCGCAGAAAGCGTCGCGTTCATCATTGAAGCCGAGGGCAAGCGGCTCGGCATTCTCACCGACCTCGGCCACGTCTTCCCAGCGCTGCGGTCCGTGATCCCGACACTCGACGCGGCTTACCTCGAAAGCAACTACGACGAGGACATGCTGGCCCACGGCCCTTATCCCGAATCATTGAAAGAGCGCATCCGGGGACGCGGCGGGCACATCTCCAACGCGGAGTCGGCGGAGGTGTTGCGCGGCGCGCTCTTCCAACCGCAGTGGGTGATGCTGGCGCACCTGAGCGCCGAGAACAATACCCCCGCGACGGCACTGCGGACCCATCGAACCGCCCTCGGGGCCGAGTTTCCACTGCACGTGGCGAGCCGCACGACCGTATCACCACTGCTCGCGGTCTGAGGGCACGGGAACACCAGTCGTGGTAAGATCATGACATGGGGAGCACGCCGCAGTGGCGGCGGTGGGTGGTGCGTCGGGAGAACGGAGTTCGACACATGCTTCCTCACGTGATCGTACACGTCGCAGTGAGCGTGGACGGCCGCACGGTGGGATTCAACCCGAACCTCGAGCTCTACTATGGCATTGCCAGCGCCTTCGGGGAGGATGCGACGCTGACCGGCGCGGATACGTTGCTGGCGGCAGAACTGGACGCCGTTACCGCCGAGACAGATGACTCACCGGCCGACACGAAGCAATCCGAGCGGCCACTGCTGGTCGTGACCGACAGCGGCGGACGCGTGACGTCTTGGGCGGCGCTTGTTGCGGCGCCTTTCTGGCGCGGGGTCGTGGTGCTGCATTCCGAGCGTACGCCCGCGGCTGCACGGGCGGCGGCCGAGGCCGCCGGGGTCGTCGTCTGGACCGTAGGACAGGCGCACGTGGACCTGGCGGCGGCGCTGGTGTTTCTGCATCAGCGTCACGGGATCCGGCGTGTGCGGGTGGATAGCGGTGGGGCCCTCAGTGGAGCGTTGTTGCGGGCCGGCCTGGTGGACGAGTTGAGCGTCCTGGTGCATCCGGAGATTGTCGGGGGCACCTCGGCCCACACTTTCTTTTACGAGACAACCACGGCAGCGGCGGCGCGCCCGTTACGGTTGGAGCTGGTCCAGAAGCTTGGCGGGGGAGTGGTGTGGCTGCGGTATGAGCTCGATCCCGGCTAAGTTGCTCCGAGACAACATCGCACAAGCAGGGCGGCGCGCTGCGATTAGTCGTACAACAGGAACTTCGCCCGCCGCGGTGCGAAGTCGTCGAGGTCGCGCTGCCACAATGTCGTGTAGGGCGGCCGGGTCCCGGGCTCAAGCACCTTCGCCAGCAGCTCCTTCTGGAAGAGCAACCGATCAACCGCCTGCACCTCGAACTTATCCCCGTACAGGTCATGCAGCACACGTACGATTGTCAGCCCGGTCTCGAGTGGGTCGAACGCCTCGCGATCGGTCAGCAGCACCTGCACGCCACCGCATTCCTGGTGCGCGAATTTGCTGCTGATCGGCGTGAAGCGGAACGGCACGAAACGTACGCCTTTCAGACCTACCCCGTTCAGCTTCGCGGCCAGTGGTCGGCCTTCCATCCACGGGGCCCCGAAGCGTTCGAAAGGCGTGTCCGTGCCACGGCCGACGGAGACATTGCATGCTTCAATGAGCCCGATGGCCGGGTAGAGCGCGGCCTGCGTCAGCGAGCGCATGTTGGGTGAGGGGTTGATCCAGGGCTGGAGCGTCTCATCGAACCACATGCTGCGGCGCCAGCCCTCGAGCGGCACGATGTGCAGGTCGAGCCCCAGTTCGCGCTCGGCATCGAACAGCTTCGCGAGTTCACCTACCGTCATACCGTGGACCAGCGGGATGCGGTGGTAGGCCGTGAAAAGATCCAGTCGATCGTTGTAGGGGCCATAAACGTGCACCCCGGTGATCGGGTTCGGCCGATCGAGCACGACGAAGCGGAGGTCGTGCCGGGCGGTTTCCTCCATGGCGAAGCCCATCGTCGCGATGTAGGTGTAGAAGCGAGCGCCGATGTCCTGGATGTCGAAGACCAGCGTATCGATTCCGGCGAGCATCTCCGGTGTTGGCCGGTACGTATCGCCGTAGAGACTGTACACCTTCAGGCCGGTCAGGGGATCCTGGCTGTCACCGACCTTCTCATCCAGCACACCCTTGAGGCCGTGCTCGGGACTGAAGAGCTTCAAGAGTTCCACGTCGGGCGCGGCTTTCAGCAGTTCGATCGTCGAGCGACCGTGACGGTCAACCCCGGTGTGATTGGTGATGAGCCCGACCTTCCGACCCGCGAGCGGACGAAAACCGTCGCGCGCCAGGACATCAATGCCATTCAGCACACCGGCGGTCTCAGGGGTCGCATCGTCCTGAGTGCGGCCGGTGGAAACCAGCGCCAACACCGCCACGATCGGAAACAGGGTGCGAATGCACATGGTTTGTGATCCTCCGCTGCGCATTGTAAGGCGGACGGCGGCCCGGCGAAACGTGTCCGCGGGGCCGCGTACGTCGCGTGGGTATGCGGTTGACGGCCGCGGTGAAATGCGACACGCTGCGCCGCACGGAGCCATCTCATGACCGGTCGACCTGCGCCTCCGCACGACGCCACCCGTGTCAGCCGCCGCAGCTTTCTGCGCACCACGGGTGTGGCCGGCGCGGCGTGGGCGACCTTCCACATCGTTCCCGCCACGGTGCTCGGGAACTCCGCGGGCACACCACCGTCCGAACGCATCACGCTCGGCATCATCGGCGTGAAGAAGATGGGGCGCGGGCACGTGCAGACGTTGCTTGGCCGCTCCGATGTGCAACTCGTCGCCGTGTGCGATGTCGATACCGAGGCCCGCACGGTTGCCCGGCAAACCGTCAACCAGCACTACGCCGAACAGCGACGCAGCGGCACGTACGCCGACTGTGCGGCCTACAACGAGTACGAGCAGCTCCTGGCGCGGCCGGACATCGACGCGGTCCTCATCGCTACACCGGACCACTGGCACGCGATCATGACAATCGCCGCTTGCCGCGCGGGCAAGGATGTCTACTGCGAGAAACCGCTCACGCTGACGATCGGCGAGGGCCGAGCCGTGGTCGCGGCGGCGCAGCGGTACGGCCGCATCGTGCAGACCGGCAGTCAGCAGCGCTCGAGTGCCGAGTTTCGCCGGGCGTGTGAGCTGGTGCGCAGCGGCCTGCTCGGCACCGTGCGGCGCGTCCACGTCGAGGTCGGACCGTGCTCGCGCGCGGAGGTGCTGCCCACGCAGCCGACACCGC from Phycisphaerales bacterium encodes the following:
- a CDS encoding pyridoxal phosphate-dependent aminotransferase; the protein is MSTAIARKIAADMRAASFIREMFEVGRKLKAQYGAENVFDFSLGNPNATPPAAFFDAVRAVAAEYEPARHRYMPNAGFDEARAAVAGYVRSEYDLPMEPEAVILTSGAAGGLNVFLHAICDPGDEVIVLAPYFPEYRFYIEHAHATVVPVQTDVEFQPDLAALRAAVTPRTRAVLVNSPNNPTGAVYTQPACDALADWLRGIDSPARPIYLLLDEPYRRIVFDEERCPSSVGRYHRTILISSYSKDLSIAGERAGYIALPAEVPDRGLLLGACTTLNRTLGFVNCPAFMQRVIARCAGARCDVAFYRTNRDLLCDGLRAIGYELVQPRGALYAFPRTPLADDRAFIDLLLRHKVLATPGSGFGRPGHMRLSFCVDRATIERGIAPLRAAFEEARGR
- a CDS encoding metal-dependent hydrolase, giving the protein MDSLTHTLVGAALAKTRLGRAARCAPLGLVLGANLPDFENLVLAFADKPTNMIQHRSITHALLGVAVLIPLWAMLLHALSRRFPGRGPPSRLRPLLLGTALAVGSHPLLDWMNTYGIRPWLPFDETWYHGDLVFIIDPWIWLLLFGATCLAGPRSRGGGWVLAALGAALTVLLWWTEPMTVPVLPWVWLLGMVLFAVGRHAGFGRRHGDLVVTSAFVLCAGHVGLLAWSGTAAWHQSQPVLAAQIPAGESVRGFTRSPQPANPFRWEIIVETDAAIYRHPVTPFEPPGGLVRLPHGREDPRVRALVDPRAYAAWRRFARHPVARVARHESGQRVYLLDARYGLFPPRDFASFTLDFPP
- a CDS encoding RibD family protein is translated as MLPHVIVHVAVSVDGRTVGFNPNLELYYGIASAFGEDATLTGADTLLAAELDAVTAETDDSPADTKQSERPLLVVTDSGGRVTSWAALVAAPFWRGVVVLHSERTPAAARAAAEAAGVVVWTVGQAHVDLAAALVFLHQRHGIRRVRVDSGGALSGALLRAGLVDELSVLVHPEIVGGTSAHTFFYETTTAAAARPLRLELVQKLGGGVVWLRYELDPG
- a CDS encoding DUF2961 domain-containing protein, whose product is MQIGYSSLASLARLRDFKSLRSSSYDRTGGNTDWVVIEPGQRHTMAEIDGPGCIKHIWLTDSLAHDRDAMRSTVLRMWWDGEKTPSVEVPLADFFGGGFGICKLFWSLPLQMNPDGGRAMNSWFPMPFARHARIEVHSEWHAPQNLYYYVDYEKYPAWEEELAYFHAQWRRENPTEGWGRKDLKGAPNIENLRRYWKTPNTTGADNYVLLDARGRGQYVGCHLDIDCFQREKNDWYGEGDDMIFIDGEKWPPGIHGTGTEDYFSTAYCPRTPYSSPYCGITQYNGSEWGREDQFWPFRGKNSLYRFHIEDPIRFEKSIQVTIEHGHNNKLSNDYSSTAYWYQIEPHGTFPKLLSPKLRLARPDVPPFVAPPGTQEGPPPTSTARRSAARKRHKS
- a CDS encoding DUF1343 domain-containing protein, whose translation is MCIRTLFPIVAVLALVSTGRTQDDATPETAGVLNGIDVLARDGFRPLAGRKVGLITNHTGVDRHGRSTIELLKAAPDVELLKLFSPEHGLKGVLDEKVGDSQDPLTGLKVYSLYGDTYRPTPEMLAGIDTLVFDIQDIGARFYTYIATMGFAMEETARHDLRFVVLDRPNPITGVHVYGPYNDRLDLFTAYHRIPLVHGMTVGELAKLFDAERELGLDLHIVPLEGWRRSMWFDETLQPWINPSPNMRSLTQAALYPAIGLIEACNVSVGRGTDTPFERFGAPWMEGRPLAAKLNGVGLKGVRFVPFRFTPISSKFAHQECGGVQVLLTDREAFDPLETGLTIVRVLHDLYGDKFEVQAVDRLLFQKELLAKVLEPGTRPPYTTLWQRDLDDFAPRRAKFLLYD
- a CDS encoding Gfo/Idh/MocA family oxidoreductase, whose protein sequence is MTGRPAPPHDATRVSRRSFLRTTGVAGAAWATFHIVPATVLGNSAGTPPSERITLGIIGVKKMGRGHVQTLLGRSDVQLVAVCDVDTEARTVARQTVNQHYAEQRRSGTYADCAAYNEYEQLLARPDIDAVLIATPDHWHAIMTIAACRAGKDVYCEKPLTLTIGEGRAVVAAAQRYGRIVQTGSQQRSSAEFRRACELVRSGLLGTVRRVHVEVGPCSRAEVLPTQPTPPGLDYDRWLGPAPWAPFHKLRCGSNFDDGWRRLRDYSGGKMTDWGAHHFDIVQWALAMDASGPLEIVPPPGPYDWSRLPRIIEGTGASEFDPTRGLTYHYPGGVEVIKDGRRGILFDGTEGRLEVDRGHLQTWPASLRNYRLRATDAQLPQSDNHHSDWLACLRTRRQPIATAEIGHRSATVCHLGNIALWLGRPLRWDPVRERIIGDEGASRWLERPRRAPYHAL
- a CDS encoding MBL fold metallo-hydrolase — protein: MVTCSLQSGSCGNATYVEACGVRLLFDAGVSALQVRQRLAVHGHDARRLDALILSHRHQDHIRGAGVCHRLLNVPLYATPATEHALRPTAGKLRDVRSFTAGSTLDFGAVRVHTLPTPHDAAESVAFIIEAEGKRLGILTDLGHVFPALRSVIPTLDAAYLESNYDEDMLAHGPYPESLKERIRGRGGHISNAESAEVLRGALFQPQWVMLAHLSAENNTPATALRTHRTALGAEFPLHVASRTTVSPLLAV
- a CDS encoding sulfurtransferase, producing MLTLCTPRRLAIPLSMGALLLGTGCAATGERHTYVVSAAEVPNLLRQRETLHVLDVRPAEDYAFGHVPGAVSVDPDRWKTLSLTEDTGLNQRDYWHREFGELGISGRETILIYDDGRMTEAARLWFILQLYGAHEVKILNGGYPALAEQIAHGRLELRSGATAPTPTTFDPSPSEHPPVRLVERAGVKSAVTGLTAQIFDARSAAEFAGNDLRKNARGGHLPGARHIAHTELLDARNCLRPPSELRHRLTAAGFEPGRPLITHCDGGGRASLAALAAVEAGFGPVENYYLSFGDWAGDLSCPVVVPDPPASAAE